DNA sequence from the Drosophila sechellia strain sech25 chromosome 3L, ASM438219v1, whole genome shotgun sequence genome:
GGATGTTCACTCATTTGGCAAATTCATTTTTTATCCCTACGGCTATGCGAAGTGAGTACGGGCGGAAAGTGGAGTGCAGCCACCCTGATTTCCATGTTGCATGTACCATGTCCGAAAATCCTCGGCTGTGGCTGAAGGCCCCACCAGCGGGTGGCCCcgaaagaaattcaatttactTTTCAATTATTTGCTAAAAGCAATTAAACGCGAATATTTCTGCCAATGCAAccatttaattcatttttgtTGCACTGCTCGTTGAATACGAAAGTTTAAACTGATGACAGGCAagctaataatttttaaaaaattagttttatcATTTTAAGGCCTGGAATAGTCATAattaaaatcttaaaaaatatGCGGGGTTTTCTTTGATTGTTtatataaatgttaattttgaaaactcaacaaattcaaatattttaaatttgatgaaaaGAAATATTCATAATTAAACTGTTTATTAGATACATGATTTTTTCTGCTgctatgtttttaattatttttaaaatttataatttctctctgtgtagaAACACCGTGCCACCCACCGTGGGAACACTGCGCTCGGTGGCTCTGAGGGCCGCCAACCAGATCGGCAGGTACCGTGGAACTCGCTACACCACCGGCACCTCCGCCTCCATTTTGTACGAGGCCTCCGGCAGCTTGGACGACTTCGCCTATGGCAATCTGGGAATCCCGCTGTCCTACACGCTCGAGCTGCCCGGTGACGAGTTCCATGTGCCCGCCCACGACATCATCCACGTCTGCAAGGAGACATTCGCCGGCTTCATCGAGTTCATTCGGCACGTCAGCCTTTACTAGGAGGCGCCACTGTAATTCCTAAGCCCTTAAGCAATtgaatttattgtttgttAAAACTAAAATGATAAGTGACCTCGTTATTAAGCATCAAAGAGATGAATAGTGAATAAATATTTccgtttaaatatttctttatcACCTGAAAGGAATGCATATTTATTCGTTGATTTTATATGCATTTGCTGAATGAATTGCAGATTGCTGGTAATTAAAATTAGTGtagccaaaaaataaaagggatgttaattaaatatatgaaACTGGACAACAGTTTTCACGGACTTGATTTTGAAACGAAATATGATTTGTCTTTACTTATATTCAACGACTAATAAAATACAGAGTTATTAtcgctattttatttatgttttataaatttaaatttaagtttaaatgAACTGGAACTAGTGGGTTCTCTCGAGCCCTGAATATAAGAGGGGAACTACCTACTTGGTCATAAAAGCGATCCGCCTTTTTGGTATCGTAAGCAGGCGGCAGCGTCTCCAATAAAGTGATAAAAAAGGTTAATGCGATTAGCCCTCACGCCAGTCAGTCTTTTAGCCCAGTCAATATCGGACTTTTGGGCAATAATGTCTTCACTTCTCCTGGGTTTGCTAACcctactgctgctgcagccCATGGTGCTGTTCGCTTGGCAGGATTACAAGGACTACAAGTTGTACGAACTGAAGATCGAAGGAGCTGAGGAGCAGAATCTTGTAAGGAAGTGGTCGAAGGAAAATCCCTTATGGGACTTTCACGAGCCAAAACGCAATGAAAGCCTACTAAATGTGATGATACCACCTGAGGAAGCTAAAAGGTTTTTAGAAACATTGCGAAACTACCACTTGGAGTATAAAGTTCTGATCGAGGATCTGGCTCCTTTGGTGCATGCCCAACGAGCTGAGAATCTTAGGAAGAAGCTGCTGATCCAATGGCCACACATAGATGTACTATCAGCATTTTATACCCAttcagaaattaatgattATCTGGATAGTTTACCTGAAAGATTTCCGAAACGAGTTCAAGTGAAGCAATTTGGTTGGAGTTACGAGAGACGCCCCCTCAAAGTTTTGACTATTACAAATGGAGATGGTAGGCGGAATAAGCCGGTGATTCTAATTGATGGCACGGTCCATGCTCGGGAATGGATATCACCATCGATGGCGCTTTATATCATCCAGCAGCTGTTGGACAACTACGGTGATAATCAGGAGCTCTTACAGGACTACGACTGGGTGATTATGCCAGTAGTCAATGCGGATGGATATGAGTACACACACGCGGATTCTCGTTACTGGCGTAAATCGCGTCGATCCACCAGCAATCCGGATTGCATTGGCACGGATATCAATCGGAATTTTGGCTACGAATGGGGCCACGACGAGGGATCTTCCTCGGATCCGTGCGAACCTATTTACCGAGGTGAGCGACCATTCGACCAACCCGAGTCGCAGGTCCTGCGAGATGTGATGCTCCATTATAAAGGACGACTCAACTTTTATCTCTCACTACACTCGTATGGAAACTATTTTCTGTTACCATGGGGTTATACCAGGTATGTTTGttatcatttttaatttttaattcattgcTTAATAGAaaagaaattagtttttaagtGACCACTGAGATCGCAGATAATTTTTAAGATAGCTAATATATTTATCTACTTGATTGCCAAATTAAAGAAATCGCAAGATATGGCAAGAATGAGTTGCTCCTTTGGGTTATCAGTATGTtctatatttttagatttgaATTATCACTTAccaatattttaaattcaatagATATTGTAGTCAATTCTACTGAAATAACTGATTATACATTTTGATctcattttgattttttttatttatttattatacttatatttatttacaatattttccAGGTATTATGTAAGCTTTCGTTGATAGTAAATTAGATTTTTCCTGTAATTGATAACGATATAATTTATTGGTGGCTTATATTTGCTATCTAATGCGACTTTATCTTAAtcaaaaagttatttttttgtgCTTATATAAGAAGTACCATTTGTTCATTATTTTAAGGCTGTTTTTAAGTAAGCCATTTAAATATTCTTAGGTCTATCAAAACTATTAGAAATTGAACAATTGTATTTTAACTTGGCTAGTATCGGGAGCAACATTTCTCTTCTTACTCCTTATATGtaataaactaataataattagTTAGATTAATAATCCTATATCCCACATCCGGCGATACGGCGGACTTTGCATTCGGCGTGGTGAATGCCACAGTTGCCATGACCATGGAGCTGCCGGCTGCAGGTTTCCAGGGATTCGATCCCTGGGTTTCCCAAATCGAGCGGTTGGTCACGGAAAGTTGGGTGGGAGTGCGGGCCATGGCCGCGGAGGTGATAAGACGCTATCCGGCGTAATCAAGCTGTAAATAAAGAGACATTAGCGTCGAGTTGCGCCAGTTCTGATTTGCTCTGATTTGCGGGTCACTCGTGCGGGAGTTTTGGAgtggtttattatttatggatCCATTTGTCGATTAGATATGTGGCCAGTTGACTGTGTCTAGCTATTTAAGTGGCCCGGCACATCCACGCGGTTGCTCAGTTCGTGCGAAGATGAAGTTCTCTCTGGGTTTGCTAGTCCTCTTTTTGGGCACCACTCTTGTGGCTGCCGAACAGGATTACGAGGGGTAAGTATTGGATCTACTGATCCAACAAGGATAGCCGCCAGGATTTAGAtataaaattgtatatttaaaatattcgCTTTCAGTTACCGCATCTATGAGGTGATTCCGTCGACTGCCGACCAGGCTCACCTGTTGCACAAACTTAGTCTGCAGGGATACGATTTCATCAGCGAGACTCGTCTGTTGGGTCATCCGTCTCGTGTGATTGTGAGTCCCGGTCAATTGGAGCACTTCCAACAGCTGGTTGAGGGAGAGAAGATGACACATACTCTGGTTAACTCCAACCTGGGCGCCTCTATAGCCGAGGAGTTTGCCCAGAGGCAGATGCAGCGCCTTTTGGCGCCCATCACGGGAAAGGGTCGTTTGAGCACGGAGCGCTACTACACGCACGAGGAGATTATCAACTATATCGATGACCTGGCCAAGCGTTTTCCCAGGCGAGTCTTCGTTAAGACCGTTGGCTGGTCCTACGAACAGCGAGTCCTGAaaaccatcaccatcaccaatGGCGATGGCAAGGCTAACAAGAAAGTGATCTTCATGGATGGTGGTTTCCATGCTAGGGAATGGATTTCTCCAGCAGCTGTCCTCTACGTCATCGATCAATTGGTGGAGCAGTTCGAGGAGAACGCCCATCTGCTGAAGGACTACGACTGGGTCATCCTGCCACTGGTCAATGCCGATGGCTATGAGCACACCCAGACCGGAACTCTGGCTCGAATGTGGCGCAAAACCCGTCAGCCATACACGTCCGCTGGACAGACGTGTTACGGAGCTGATCCCAACCGGAATTTCGACTTCCATTGGAACGAGGAGGGCGCCTCCTCGAACCCATGTGCGGACACCTATGCTGGACCAAAGGCCTTCTCCGAACCGGAGACGATTACCGTCCGGGATCTGATGCACTCACTGACCGATCGGGGTATTATGTACCTCACTATCCACTCCTATGGCAACTATCTACTGTATCCTTGGGGATGGACGTCGTAAGTCATGGCTAtcgtatttaaaatatatatactttagcAAGTAACTCATAATTCACAGCGATCTGCCCGAGAATTGGGAGGATCTGGATGCGGTAGCCCGCACTGGAGCTGAGGCCATTGAGAACGCTACTGGTACGGTGTACACCTATGGATCCTCCACCAATGTCCTGTATATTGCTGCTGGAGCCAGTGATGACTATGGCTACTATGCCGGCTTCAATGTGTCCATCACAATGGAGTTGCCCGGTGCTGGCAGCATTGGATTCA
Encoded proteins:
- the LOC6620844 gene encoding zinc carboxypeptidase A 1 yields the protein MSSLLLGLLTLLLLQPMVLFAWQDYKDYKLYELKIEGAEEQNLVRKWSKENPLWDFHEPKRNESLLNVMIPPEEAKRFLETLRNYHLEYKVLIEDLAPLVHAQRAENLRKKLLIQWPHIDVLSAFYTHSEINDYLDSLPERFPKRVQVKQFGWSYERRPLKVLTITNGDGRRNKPVILIDGTVHAREWISPSMALYIIQQLLDNYGDNQELLQDYDWVIMPVVNADGYEYTHADSRYWRKSRRSTSNPDCIGTDINRNFGYEWGHDEGSSSDPCEPIYRGERPFDQPESQVLRDVMLHYKGRLNFYLSLHSYGNYFLLPWGYTRYYICGQLTVSSYLSGPAHPRGCSVRAKMKFSLGLLVLFLGTTLVAAEQDYEGYRIYEVIPSTADQAHLLHKLSLQGYDFISETRLLGHPSRVIVSPGQLEHFQQLVEGEKMTHTLVNSNLGASIAEEFAQRQMQRLLAPITGKGRLSTERYYTHEEIINYIDDLAKRFPRRVFVKTVGWSYEQRVLKTITITNGDGKANKKVIFMDGGFHAREWISPAAVLYVIDQLVEQFEENAHLLKDYDWVILPLVNADGYEHTQTGTLARMWRKTRQPYTSAGQTCYGADPNRNFDFHWNEEGASSNPCADTYAGPKAFSEPETITVRDLMHSLTDRGIMYLTIHSYGNYLLYPWGWTSDLPENWEDLDAVARTGAEAIENATGTVYTYGSSTNVLYIAAGASDDYGYYAGFNVSITMELPGAGSIGFNPPVTRIDEFVTETWIGIRAMAEKVIEMY